One genomic segment of Tubulanus polymorphus chromosome 4, tnTubPoly1.2, whole genome shotgun sequence includes these proteins:
- the LOC141903130 gene encoding uncharacterized protein LOC141903130 encodes MNTQSAEALKRKLMLRRSVNELVDQGIYPPLKTPPAFAEQRRQLERAKTGDLLRHKIQQRPDRQALVDQNILTEESNAHPSIADKQRLLKRARLLDGLNDRLSHRPGPLELVEANVLPSNELADAIKDGKVHYNRTCEGEDPQRKDLHFLFDEESISDSAPSPSQVEDGDQSQASQTWTSVPSPPDIKPFLPTTTTTSHATVFPRVAQPPVSFPGQTSPIHNTTAAAAAATSLVASQNNNIGLFFSQPSTSFSTPSPTNSIGSISSVSSTSSSKNGSLCGASAKLSSSSASKVKKSKLKSSASKAKVIKFHEYKGPPSAVKNQQNDTDQNGTPYHILLQQQQLFLQWQLEMQQKQLQPFSVFPTNSNNQQQPMQSVTPVPRVPTPPQQLITGVVKVEKQMSPPPAPPLPPPPPPPLPPPVTSKSTSAPEKTSSSGSTTTTTKSSSRSQAASNYVPLAVLPANLEELKVADLRGELKIRNLPVSGPKPQLIARLKPFVEKAAASKEASNLSPAASVTMTLTTETNTVSTSVSSMPNMGTILNIQPVTPQSVPPNDDTVMSVIGGTSPPPSPALSDLNSSISGPVTPESMDIGPSFNGISNNLKNQFSFNMISSSNAIATDAASVSSIGSTSTVSSLDHHQQQQQQQQQQQQQLLQKSQTNLHQQQQQVLDQRPSSAVPMDVDISQQPITSVNIVNTIPMDLNSSLNLNQGTQTSHGMTGITVKPITHEELVRIQQKQIEELQRQLQQSQLQLAAAAQHSQQQIFLKPGQTQIITQPGQQPLLIQATGQPQTTTMQPAPQTVIPSPPLIPTNISLTAATSTATPPTNDNQVKAVYDGGSLHESLNFGGQTKILSLSPLGNNGQFIGHIVTSPPKNDFTTNDVIKKPRANTVPINGVINTSRASSTSVPTSPVKNSNGFFFPPTFPMKDPPKYDEAMKTKQQKHLKTQQIVQQLQAATSDQPQSVAASTGTTTINNVSTFLAALSNNQLGNLSPMIGKSQAMDDVLEILIKNGELPSSALDTPKTPLSGTNTSSAPTFTISFPNHVTSSTANIINNNQPVSRSSSSTATLTTDVSKTIPTAMLIPQQNGYATRNVTVVGIKKEPPPPLKISAQIAAPGSPSSELNALIADNLPPGNDMEFMTMDWSGDNSNLESLGLSQTSNHNHGQTLTVPHQNCNSNSSATSTNSGSSVHGSEPNLNSLAIEQENQTTMNIDISDWLDVIMPSTSSGLTPLLANAPVSFPSDPILTPKPQEILDIFNMDESDFSTPTDVSSGISWEKMVESLSKT; translated from the exons CTTTGAAGACACCACCTGCGTTTGCGGAACAAAGACGTCAGCTCGAGCGTGCCAAG ACTGGCGATCTTCTACGTCATAAGATCCAACAGAGACCTGATAGACAGGCTTTAGTAGACCAGAATATACTCACAGAGG AATCGAACGCACATCCATCGATAGCCGATAAACAACGATTGCTAAAGAGAGCTCGATTATTGGACGGATTAAACGATCGTTTATCACATCGTCCCGGACCGTTAGAACTCGTCGAAGCAAACGTTTTACCATCAAATGAATTAGCAGATGCTATTAAAG ACGGTAAGGTTCACTACAATCGTACATGCGAGGGCGAAGACCCGCAACGTAAAGATCTACACTTTCTGTTCGACGAAGAGAGCATCAGCGACAGCGCACCTTCGCCGTCACAAGTCGAAGATGGGGACCAGTCACAAGCCAGCCAGACATGGACGTCAGTTCCATCACCACCCGACATCAAACCATTCCTTcctacgacgacgacgacgagtcACGCGACTGTTTTCCCACGTGTGGCACAACCACCCGTCTCATTTCCCGGACAGACGTCACCCATACACAACACGACAGCTGCCGCAGCTGCAGCTACCAGTTTGGTGGCCTCCCAAAATAACAACATCGGACTGTTCTTCTCTCAACCTTCGACATCATTCTCAACTCCGTCGCCGACGAATAGCATCGGAAGCATCTCGAGCGTGAGCAGCACGTCGTCTTCGAAAAACGGCTCGTTGTGCGGCGCGAGCGCGAAACTGTCGTCATCGTCGGCGTCGAAGGTGAAGAAATCGAAGTTGAAGAGTTCGGCGTCGAAAGCTAAAGTGATTAAATTCCACGAGTATAAAGGACCACCGAGCGCCGTGAAGAATCAGCAGAACGATACCGATCAGAACGGCACTCCTTATCACATTCtgttgcagcagcagcagttgttTTTGCAGTGGCAGTTGGAAATGCAGCAGAAACAGTTGCAGCCGTTTTCCGTGTTCCCGACGAACAGCAATAACCAACAACAACCGATGCAATCAGTAACTCCGGTCCCACGCGTACCGACACCACCTCAGCAGTTGATAACCGGGGTCGTTAAAGTTGAGAAACAAATGTCACCTCCACCAGCCCCGCCTTTACCACCACCTCCACCCCCTCCGCTGCCACCGCCGGTCACTTCGAAATCAACCAGCGCGCCCGAGAAGACCTCGTCATCCGGTTCAACGACCACGACTACGAAATCAAGTTCCCGCAGTCAGGCGGCTTCGAATTATGTTCCGTTAGCTGTGCTACCGGCGAATTTAGAAGAGCTGAAAGTGGCCGATCTACGCggagaattgaaaatacgtAATCTACCAGTGTCCGGTCCGAAACCGCAGTTGATCGCGCGACTAAAACCATTCGTTGAAAAGGCGGCCGCCAGCAAGGAAGCGTCGAATCTATCTCCGGCTGCTTCTGTTACGATGACGTTGACAACCGAGACGAACACCGTCTCTACGAGCGTTTCATCGATGCCGAATATGGGAACGATTCTCAACATTCAACCAGTCACCCCTCAATCCGTACCGCCTAATGACGATACAGTGATGAGCGTCATAGGCGGTACCTCTCCCCCGCCTTCACCAGCTTTATCCGATTTGAATAGTTCTATATCGGGACCGGTGACCCCGGAGAGTATGGACATCGGACCGAGTTTCAATGGAATCTCGAATaatctgaaaaatcaattcagtttTAACATGATTTCATCGTCTAACGCGATAGCGACAGACGCGGCAAGCGTGAGCAGCATCGGGAGCACGAGTACTGTCAGTTCACTCGATCAtcatcaacagcagcagcagcagcagcagcagcagcagcagcagttacTGCAGAAATCACAGACGAATTTacatcaacaacaacaacaagttCTTGACCAGCGACCATCGTCTGCCGTCCCGATGGACGTCGATATCTCGCAACAGCCGATCACATCGGTGAATATCGTAAACACGATCCCGATGGATTTGAATTCGAGTTTGAATCTGAATCAGGGAACGCAGACGTCGCACGGAATGACGGGGATCACCGTGAAACCGATTACTCACGAGGAACTCGTACGAATACAACAGAAACAGATCGAAGAGTTGCAACGACAATTGCAGCAATCGCAGTTACAACTGGCGGCGGCCGCTCAACACAGTCAACAACAGATATTCCTGAAACCGGGACAAACTCAGATCATTACTCAACCGGGACAACAACCGTTACTGATACAAGCTACCGGACAACCTCAGACGACGACGATGCAGCCGGCTCCGCAAACCGTCATTCCATCTCCGCCTCTTATTCcgacaaatatttcattgactGCCGCCACATCGACTGCAACGCCACCGACTAACGATAATCAGGTCAAGGCTGTTTACGATGGCGGAAGTCTTCACGAGAGTCTGAATTTCGGTGGCCAGACGAAGATTTTGTCGTTGTCTCCGCTTGGTAATAACGGACAGTTTATCGGTCATATCGTCACTTCTCCTCCAAAAAACGATTTCACAACAAACGACGTAATAAAGAAACCACGCGCTAACACTGTTCCGATTAACGGCGTCATTAATACATCCag AGCGTCGTCGACATCAGTGCCGACTTCACCCGTCAAAAATTCCAATGGCTTCTTTTTCCCGCCAACATTTCCGATGAAAGATCCCCCGAAATATGACGAAGCGATGAAAACAAAACAG CAAAAACATCTGAAGACTCAACAGATCGTGCAGCAGTTGCAGGCAGCGACTTCTGATCAGCCACAATCAGTAGCGGCATCTACTGGCACTACGACGATCAACAATGTCAGCACATTCCTGGCTGCCCTGTCCAATAATCAACTCGGTAATTTGAGTCCAATGATTGGTAAATCTCAAGCTATGGACGACGTACTTGAAATACTCATTAAAAATGGAG AACTGCCATCTTCGGCTCTAGATACACCGAAAACACCATTATCCGGTACGAATACGTCGAGTGCGCCGACGTTCACGATATCATTTCCAAATCACGTCACGAGTTCTACGGCCAACATTATCAATAACAACCAACCGGTTTCAAGAAGTTCTTCATCGACGGCGACTCTAACTACAGACGTTTCAAAAACTATACCAACTGCGATGTTGATTCCGCAACAGAACGGCTACGCAACTCGCAATGTCACTGTCGTCGGTATCAAGAAAGAGCCTCCGCCGCCGTTGAAAAtaagcgctcaaatcgccgCCCCTGGCAGTCCGAGTAGCGAGCTGAACGCGTTGATCGCCGATAACTTGCCGCCGGGCAACGATATGGAATTCATGACGATGGACTGGTCGGGCGATAATTCAAATCTCGAATCGTTAGGTTTATCGCAAACATCGAATCATAACCACGGACAAACGTTGACCGTGCCTCATCAGAACTGTAACAGTAACAGCAGCGCGACGAGTACGAACAGCGGTAGCAGCGTTCACGGTTCCGAACCGAATTTGAATTCGCTCGCGATCGAACAAGAGAACCAGACGACGATGAACATCGATATATCCGATTGGTTGGACGTAATAATGCCGAGCACGAGCAGCGGTTTGACGCCGCTGTTAGCGAACGCTCCCGTATCGTTCCCGTCGGATCCGATATTGACTCCGAAACCGCAGGAGATTCtcgatattttcaatatgGACGAATCGGACTTCAGCACGCCGACCGACGTATCAAGCGGAATCAGTTGGGAGAAAATGGTTGAATCACTGTCGAAGACTTAA